One Vibrio gazogenes genomic region harbors:
- a CDS encoding methyl-accepting chemotaxis protein — protein sequence MFKNLSLKNKLAISASVAIVVGCILVEIISFYASLERLSVSVEQRLLSTSASYNQYVADWLKSKELALTSLSEEVQEGSVVTHLKQMKRAAGFENVFLAYPDGSQKNANGVVLPPGNNDPRKWGWYINAKKNPDKVFMDNPTVAAATGKNVVSMGKVVNLFGSELVLGIDIELNDIINSLKHVVLPGDGYMFMTNKTGHVFIHQDVSLLNQRVETLGIPFADIQDIVRSGKDQVLEIQGKKYVVYARAIQDSDLITVAVIDQQSLVQPLYHTLYSQLAVTGVLVLIGIALFNWICSILFRPLKHVSDALEQIASGSGDLTQRIEIRSHDEVGKVAHGFNTFVDSLQQLISHIRQQSDALTLMSQKSTERVNQTVEELSMQQQEITMVATAVTEMASATQEIASHAEQTAHSAQNSSESTQHGHQLVMNTKQSINHLASEVTQASSVISELDQHSAEISAVLGTIQGIAEQTNLLALNAAIEAARAGEQGRGFAVVADEVRVLSQRTHTSTEEIKSTIQTLQEMTQRAVGLMENSAKLAESSVQDADHASQALEEILTSVGQISDMATQIATAAEEQTHVTGEITQNVTAIKDVTEGLASGAEAGLQQTNEMKDQAMALNSKVATFKLD from the coding sequence ATGTTTAAAAATCTATCACTAAAAAATAAGTTAGCAATATCTGCCAGTGTTGCCATTGTCGTTGGCTGTATATTGGTCGAAATTATTTCATTTTATGCTTCTTTGGAGCGATTATCCGTTTCTGTCGAACAGCGATTGCTGAGTACCAGTGCATCTTATAATCAATATGTGGCTGACTGGCTGAAGTCGAAAGAATTGGCTTTAACTTCTTTATCTGAAGAAGTTCAGGAAGGGTCTGTGGTCACGCATTTGAAACAGATGAAACGTGCCGCGGGGTTTGAGAATGTATTCCTTGCTTATCCTGACGGCAGTCAAAAGAATGCCAATGGGGTCGTGCTGCCACCGGGCAATAATGATCCCAGAAAGTGGGGCTGGTATATCAATGCGAAGAAAAATCCGGACAAGGTGTTTATGGATAACCCGACTGTCGCTGCGGCCACCGGAAAAAACGTGGTGTCGATGGGGAAAGTCGTCAACCTGTTCGGTTCTGAGTTGGTGCTGGGCATTGATATTGAGTTGAATGATATTATCAATAGTTTGAAACATGTCGTTTTGCCGGGCGATGGCTATATGTTTATGACCAATAAGACCGGACATGTCTTCATTCATCAGGATGTATCTTTACTGAATCAGCGTGTTGAAACGCTGGGGATCCCTTTTGCCGATATTCAGGATATTGTCCGCTCAGGCAAAGATCAAGTGCTCGAGATTCAGGGGAAAAAATATGTGGTCTATGCACGGGCAATCCAAGACAGTGATTTGATTACGGTGGCAGTGATTGATCAGCAGTCTTTGGTCCAGCCGCTTTATCATACATTGTATAGCCAACTTGCGGTGACGGGTGTGTTGGTCTTGATCGGTATCGCGTTATTCAACTGGATTTGTAGTATTTTGTTCCGTCCTTTGAAGCATGTCTCTGATGCATTGGAGCAGATTGCAAGCGGTAGTGGTGATCTGACGCAGCGGATTGAGATCCGCAGCCATGATGAGGTGGGCAAAGTAGCGCATGGATTTAATACCTTCGTGGATAGTCTGCAACAGTTAATCAGTCATATTCGTCAGCAGTCTGACGCGTTAACCCTTATGTCGCAAAAGAGTACAGAGCGGGTGAATCAGACCGTAGAAGAGCTCTCGATGCAGCAGCAGGAAATCACCATGGTTGCCACCGCTGTGACGGAGATGGCTTCAGCAACGCAGGAAATCGCCTCGCATGCCGAACAGACGGCCCATTCAGCTCAGAATTCTTCTGAAAGCACTCAGCATGGGCATCAATTGGTGATGAATACCAAACAGTCGATCAATCACCTGGCGAGTGAAGTCACTCAGGCCAGCTCGGTGATTTCAGAGCTCGATCAGCACTCTGCGGAAATCTCAGCAGTGCTGGGTACGATTCAGGGGATCGCGGAGCAGACGAACCTGTTAGCCTTGAATGCTGCCATCGAAGCGGCTCGGGCCGGAGAACAAGGGCGTGGATTTGCGGTGGTGGCTGATGAAGTGCGGGTGCTTTCTCAAAGGACACACACTTCAACTGAAGAGATCAAATCGACGATTCAAACGCTTCAGGAAATGACTCAAAGAGCCGTCGGTTTGATGGAAAATAGTGCTAAGCTGGCCGAGAGCTCGGTTCAGGATGCCGATCATGCCAGTCAGGCTTTAGAAGAGATTCTGACCTCTGTGGGGCAGATTAGTGATATGGCGACGCAAATTGCGACCGCAGCAGAAGAGCAGACCCATGTTACCGGTGAAATCACTCAGAATGTGACTGCGATTAAAGATGTCACTGAGGGGCTGGCAAGCGGTGCTGAAGCCGGATTACAGCAGACCAATGAAATGAAAGATCAGGCAATGGCTCTGAATTCGAAAGTGGCGACCTTTAAACTGGATTAA